The Wolbachia endosymbiont of Drosophila innubila region CTTACGCTGCAAATGTTTAAGAAGTTTACTAAGCAGAAAAAAAGACAAAGAATCCCCGAGTTAGCTAGTCTTTTACTATCTCTGTCGAGTATTGGCATTTTTTGATGTCTTGTAACGCTTTATAAGCGCGTTCAGCTTATTTAGATAAAAATCTAGATGTAGATGAAGTTTTGTAAAGACATACAGTATCTATATACTGCAAAAAATTGAACATGAGACGCCGATACATTAAGTAATCCTTACCTTTTAATCTGCAGATTGGCGAAAGCAAATACAATAGCTTCAATTTTATGATAAGGGGGCTGGCGGAGTTTGTCAAGCAAGTTTTTTCGTTTCTACTGAATGACAGTTGTGGCTTGGGAGGTAGTGCAAGAAGTCTATTGTATTACTGAATTATTAATAATCTAGTAATAGTGCCTGCTATGTAGCTAAAATTTTCCTTTAACTTAAGCTATATGTAGCTAAAATAACTTGGGTTTACCGACGATTTGACAAACGACAAATTCGTCATCCCGCTACTTGTTAGCGGGATCTAGAGATATCGCAGCGGTATGACCCTGACTTGCATTAGCTATGTATAATAAAGGGAATCTATGACAAAAGAATCATTGGTAAAAACTGATATAGTGAAAATTGAAGACAAAAAGGCGGTAAGAAGCTTTTTTAAAATACTAGGTGGAGTGGCAGATGCTGTAAGATCGTGGATTGGTAACATCAGTCCTGATTTAAGCAACAGTCGCGATATCGATAGTTTAGTCTTGAAGATGAACGAGTGCTTAAATCCAAAGGGAGGGGAGGTTTCAGCACGTAAAAACGCTGTATCTCTTGGTAACTTGTACTTAAGCTTATCAGAGAAAGGTAAAATAAAATTTCTACAAACCCTGGCAGAAAAATTTAATCCGAATAAAGCGGAAATAGATGAGAAAATTAGAGAGTATAAGAAAAACCAAGATCCCGAGTTAAACTATAAATTTGAACAGGATTTAATAAAAATTCTTGAATCACCGCGTTCTAAAATATTGAAGCAATTTATTTCTTTACCAGAAGGCCTTAAGTTTATTGTTGATATGCGTTCTGACGTGCTTAAGCTAAAGAACCAATATAGAAGCTTGAATCCACTAGAAAGCGAATTAAAAAATATACTCTATACTTGGGTTGATGTTGATCTACTTGATCTTCGTCAAATCACCTGGGATTCACCTGCATCATTGCTAGAAAAACTTATAAAATATGAAGCTGTGCATAAAATTTCCTCTTGGGATGACTTAAAAAACAGGCTGGGTCTCTGTTTTGCTTTTTTTCATTACAAGATACCAAACGAACCTCTAATTTTTGTAGAGGTTGCATTGGTGGATAAGATTGCAGATAGTATTCAACACCTTTTAGATGAGTCAGTACCTTCAAATGATCCGAGTAATGCAAGCACTGCTATATTCTATTCAATATCAAACACTCAAGCAGGGTTATCTGGAATCAGCCTTGGTAATTTTTTGATCAAAAGGGTTGTAGAAAAGCTATCACAGGAGTTTAAAAGTATAAAAACATATGCAACTCTTTCTCCAATACCTGGCTTTACGAAATGGCTAAAAAACAATCTAAACCAAGATGTCACTTTATTGGGCAAACTAAATATAAAACAATCTAGTACAGAAATTTTAGAAAGTGCAGAGCAATTAAAAATTAACGTTGAATGTATAAATGAAACTAAACAATGCATGCTTAAACTATGTGCATATTATTTACTAAAAGTGAATAATAGTAATGGGAATGCTTATGATCCGGTGGCGCATTTTCATTTAAGCAATGGTGCATCGATAAAACAATTAAACTGGATGGCGGATACTTCTGAAAAAGGTATTGGTCAGTCGGCTGGAATGATGGTAAATTATCTGTATGAGTTGCCTAAAATAGATAATAATCATGAAAACTATATGGTTAATAA contains the following coding sequences:
- a CDS encoding malonyl-CoA decarboxylase, encoding MTKESLVKTDIVKIEDKKAVRSFFKILGGVADAVRSWIGNISPDLSNSRDIDSLVLKMNECLNPKGGEVSARKNAVSLGNLYLSLSEKGKIKFLQTLAEKFNPNKAEIDEKIREYKKNQDPELNYKFEQDLIKILESPRSKILKQFISLPEGLKFIVDMRSDVLKLKNQYRSLNPLESELKNILYTWVDVDLLDLRQITWDSPASLLEKLIKYEAVHKISSWDDLKNRLGLCFAFFHYKIPNEPLIFVEVALVDKIADSIQHLLDESVPSNDPSNASTAIFYSISNTQAGLSGISLGNFLIKRVVEKLSQEFKSIKTYATLSPIPGFTKWLKNNLNQDVTLLGKLNIKQSSTEILESAEQLKINVECINETKQCMLKLCAYYLLKVNNSNGNAYDPVAHFHLSNGASIKQLNWMADTSEKGIGQSAGMMVNYLYELPKIDNNHENYMVNKVISCSKKVSSMLKE